The window TTCATTAGAGATgtgcatgattgggaagtgaatgtcgtttctgatttttttggaaggttatatgatatgaaaaattGTTCAAGGAAGGGAGAATACTTTGCTGTGGATTTGTGCCTGAAATTCCAGATTTTCAGTTAGCTCCTTTCATAAGACGTTAACTTGTCATTGTGTCAATGAATTCCCTTGGAAGTGCATTTAGAGATCAAAGGTGCCTAGTAAGGTTGCATTTTTTTGCTGGTTAGCGTCACTTGGAAAAATTTTGACCACGGATagattggtgcttcatgtgtaagaaagatgGTAAATCTGTTGAccatttatttcttcattgtgagatgGCTAAGACTTTGTGGGATGAGAGTTTTGGTAGGACGGGTATTggttgggtgatgcctaagcaaGTGGCGGGTCTTTTAGCATGTTGGCAATGTTTTAAGTGGTGTCATCGCATTGTTGCTATATGGAAGAATTCCCTTTATGTTTGATATGGTGCTTATGGTTGGAATGGAATGAGCGGTGTTTTGAAGATAGAGAACGCTCAATGGGAGAACTTGGAGAGTTTTTCCTTAGTACTTTGTGTATTTGGGCAAAGgctcttgtattgaatggagaTCATCTTCATGATTTGCTTTAAGCTTATCCTAGTTTCTTCTCTAGTTCCTAGATTGTATTTaggtattttcttttgtatacttcctttgtacttgggctatgcttatTGACTTGTcaacaaaattttcttattacttataaaaaaaacaacccaCTCAAGAGAGCTAGCCACACCTCCAGAAGGACCTAAAGAAACTACCAAAGTGCCCTTCACACCAAGATGGGCAGGGGCTGCCCCCCTCAGTATCTCAGAGTTACTGATATTATACTTTATAAGCCACACTTAATACTGTTGGAGAAACTGTACTTATTGAAACTGTTCCCTCTTTCTTTCCCCTTATTTTAATTGGGtgataaatatcatttatatgaCAAGATTCATGGGATTTTTCGTGATGGTAACAAGGAAATAACTGAATCACAGCATGAGCTATATAGGAGAACTTTCTTACAAGACCTGAACCAACAGGGTGAAGTTGTTCTTGAAGGAAGAACTATAGGTAAGAATCTCTCAActtatcctttttatttttaaatgagctAATAAATGACAAATGTCATATGTGGGTATGTGGGCCATTTCTCActgaattcattttttaaacagtaatttggtgaaaaaaattaaatgttgcAGTTTGGTTTgcttatgagttttatttttattattcactttaGGCAGATAACTCTGGCTTATAAACCTTAATGTAGATGTAGAGTTGGACAATCCAACAAATGTAGCAGAAGCACTTGCACAGTCAAGACATGGTtagcattatttttattttttgttttttcttccatttgatTTCAACCCTTCCCCCTCCcccaacaggaaaaaaaaaaagaaaaagaaagaaaaaatacttCCGTTTCCTTTTATTCCAATCTTATACAGAATCTGCACTTACCATTTACTGCTGTTGTGAAGAATCTGATGCGACTGCAAAGGAGGAGAGACTTTATAGGACCTCTCAGATGACTGAGATGGAGGACCTTCAGGCACCTTATGATCATCCTTTTGCTCCACTTTGTATCAAGGTTACTTTGTCTTATTACACAGTTCCTctaaattatttacatatagatGTTTTATGAGTTTTTTGAAAATCAGGATCCACGTGATTACTTTGATTCTCAACAAGCTAATGCACTTAAAACTTATGATGATACACGAGCTGGAACAGAACAACTGAGTTGTAGTCTGAATACTGAGGAAGCATATGGCTTTTTGAGGGGTTCAATATCTGAGATCAAGGCTATGGGATTGAGTGCTCATATGGTCAAACCTGAGGTTGCACTTACGGTATAACATCTTTGTTTCGCATCGTCTTTAAGATATTGGATATGATATTAATtgttcaaaaaaagaaagatataatattatttatatatttcatattttgccTGTGTTATTTTGTTTGATTCAGGTCATTAATGGATTGACCCTGAATATCTCAAGTACCAAGTATCAACTGGGGAAGAATGTTCATGAGAGTGTACTGGACGGGCTACCCAACACAACTAAAGAGGAACTGCTACATGCTTATGCAAAGGAAAAGGTAAGTGTGGTATTTGTTAAAACATGccttttttccatatttttttgtatggaaaaGAGTCAGAGTAATGTTAGCAAAATTACTTGTAAGCTTCTTGAGTAAAGCCCATTAAACTATAATCTTGCACTGTTAAGTTAAACCAAGGTATGTTTAATGCAATTAATAAGCTATTCAAACTATAAGCCATACTGAGTTTTTTGGTGGCATACTGGTTTAAGGACACCCAAAAGGATATATTGGTTTTATGTAAATGGTTTGGTTCACCATTATGGTTCTTGAAGAGTCAAGAAGCTTTCCTAAATTTGGGCCACAGGTGATAGTTAATAAGTTAGTGCGTAATAGCTGGTGATCAGATTATCACCAGAAACTCCAACACATCAGTTAGGTAAAATGCATCCAAAACTActaaatatatcaaaatcaaataacaaaaagcattcaaacataaaaacattcaaactgaaaaaaaaaaaaaaaaaaaaaaggtttcggGTTGTAAACCCGGGTTCCGGATTTAAAACCCTGATGAACAGTCATATTAATAAGTATTGCCTGCCCCCAAATGTGAAATT is drawn from Juglans regia cultivar Chandler chromosome 5, Walnut 2.0, whole genome shotgun sequence and contains these coding sequences:
- the LOC108983778 gene encoding general transcription and DNA repair factor IIH subunit TFB1-3-like gives rise to the protein NVAEALAQSRHESDATAKEERLYRTSQMTEMEDLQAPYDHPFAPLCIKDPRDYFDSQQANALKTYDDTRAGTEQLSCSLNTEEAYGFLRGSISEIKAMGLSAHMVKPEVALTVINGLTLNISSTKYQLGKNVHESVLDGLPNTTKEELLHAYAKEKVRKLKGSHVKFIRSWRL